A region from the Fundulus heteroclitus isolate FHET01 chromosome 22, MU-UCD_Fhet_4.1, whole genome shotgun sequence genome encodes:
- the LOC105938743 gene encoding peroxisomal N(1)-acetyl-spermine/spermidine oxidase has protein sequence MAGNWNVNIVVVGCGIAGIAAAHRLIKSGFTNVRILEATGRSGGRIKTGRLGDKIIEIGANWIHGPSEENPVFCLARQYGLLDPEALTPENQAFDPEGDHPWVYNFFSSSGRKINVEDVYPAQELFAELLSECSEFQNHQGEPCASAGDFIRSEVRRRAAEKWKDIDSATRSLRLCVISSMLKRECCVNGAHSMGELGLGAFGQYKILPGLDCTFPGGYEGLITNLMSELPDGLVSYNRPVRCVHWSNTEETLNSVTVECEDGERIAADHVILTVPLGYLKKHHSSLFQPPLPLHKLHSIQRLGFGTNNKIFVEFDEPWWDADCDAIQLVWDDEDALVDQVPDVHRSWIKKLFGFTVLKPTERYGHLVCGWIAGHESEHMETLSEQEVTHAVTQLIRRFTGNPSIAPRRILRSQWFHDPWTNGSYSHLALGCSEQDLKNMMEPLPLNGSKAQPLQVLFAGEATHLCYFSTVHGALLTGWREADRLVSHYSCNPSERLTSKL, from the exons ATGGCTGGAAACTGGAACGTAAACATTGTGGTTGTTGGCTGCGGGATAGCGGGGATAGCAGCGGCTCACCGGCTCATTAAGTCTGGGTTCACTAATGTCCGGATACTGGAAGCGACCGGAAGAAGCGGAGGACGAATCAAAACAGGCAGACTTG GCGATAAAATCATCGAGATTGGGGCCAACTGGATCCATGGACCCTCTGAGGAGAACCCAGTGTTTTGCTTGGCCCGCCAGTACGGGCTCCTGGACCCCGAGGCCCTGACCCCAGAGAACCAGGCCTTTGACCCTGAAGGAGATCACCCCTGGGTTTACAACTTCTTCAGCAGTTCAG GTCGGAAGATCAACGTGGAGGACGTCTATCCGGCTCAGGAGTTGTTTGCTGAGCTGCTGAGCGAATGCTCGGAGTTTCAGAATCATCAAGGAGAGCCTTGTGCCAGCGCGGGAGACTTCATCCGCTCAGAG GTGAGACGACGGGCTGCAGAGAAATGGAAAGATATCGACTCAGCCACCAGATCGCTGCGACTGTGTGTGATCAGTAGCATGTTGAAGAGGGAGTGCTGTGTTAATGGGGCGCACAGCATGGGTGAGCTGGGTCTGGGGGCCTTTGGCCAATACAAGATCCTCCCTGGATTGGACTGTACGTTCCCAGG TGGCTATGAAGGTCTCATTACAAACTTGATGTCAGAGCTCCCAGATGGTTTAGTGAGCTACAACCGACCTGTGCGGTGTGTCCACTGGAGCAACACAGAGGAGACACTAAACTCTGTAACGGTGGAGTGTGAGGATGGAGAAAGGATTGCAGCGGATCACGTTATCCTAACGGTGCCTTTAG GATACCTAAAGAAACATCATTCGAGCCTCTTCCAGCCTCCTCTGCCTCTCCACAAGCTGCACTCCATCCAGAGACTCGGCTTTGGAACTAACAACAAAATATTTGTGGAGTTTGACGAGCCGTGGTGGGATGCCGACTGTGACGCCATTCAGCTGGTGTGGGATGATGAG GATGCTTTGGTGGATCAGGTCCCAGATGTGCACAGATCCTGGATAAAGAAGCTGTTTGGCTTCACTGTGCTCAAACCCACTGAAAG GTATGGCCATCTTGTCTGCGGCTGGATCGCAGGGCATGAGTCTGAGCACATGGAGACACTGTCTGAGCAAGAGGTGACGCATGCCGTCACACAGCTCATCCGCAGATTCACAG GGAATCCTTCGATCGCCCCGCGGAGAATCCTGCGCTCCCAGTGGTTCCATGACCCCTGGACAAACGGATCTTACAGCCACCTGGCACTGGGCTGCTCAGAGCAGGATCTGAAGAACATGATGGAGCCTCTGCCACTGAATGGATCGAAAGCACAG CCCCTGCAGGTGCTGTTCGCCGGAGAGGCAACGCATCTCTGCTACTTCTCCACCGTCCATGGAGCGCTTCTCACTGGGTGGAGAGAAGCCGACAGACTCGTCTCGCACTACTCCTGTAATCCCTCCGAGCGCCTAACGTCCAAGCTTTAA
- the LOC105938744 gene encoding peroxisomal N(1)-acetyl-spermine/spermidine oxidase — MAGNVDAKIVIVGCGIAGIAAAHRLIKSGFTNVRILEATGRSGGRIRTGKLGNTIIEIGAAFIHGPSEENPVFCLARDYNLLDPEALKPENQAVDVGEYPPLVPNWFTSSGQKVSPESMNPALELFHELVENTPQAKTHKQRSWPSVGDFLKSEVRRRTAKKWKDKDKRTRQLLLGAISTMLKEECCSSATHSMEELDLVGFSMYLSIKGVDCTFPSGSEGLVSNLMSELPADLVSYSRPVRCIHWSSKESGMNAVTVECGDGERIAADHVIVTVSLGYLKKHHSTLFSPPLPAQKLQSIHKIGFGTCDKIHVEFESPWWDADCEIIYLVWDDEEGISDHVADISKNWIRKISSFTVVKPSERGSHVLCGWISGHEAEHMETLPEQEVRRSITELIHTFTGDRTITPKRILCTRWFHDPWTLGSYCHPAIGCSAQDLKNMMEPLPKRGEQQPLQVLFAGEATHPCYYSSLHGALLSGWREADRLISHYSLTSPLHLDQKS, encoded by the exons ATGGCTGGAAATGTGGATGCCAAAATAGTGATAGTAGGCTGTGGGATAGCGGGGATAGCAGCGGCTCACCGGCTCATTAAGTCTGGGTTCACTAATGTCCGGATACTGGAAGCGACCGGAAGAAGCGGAGGACGAATCAGAACAGGGAAACTTG GTAATACCATTATTGAAATTGGTGCAGCTTTCATCCACGGTCCATCTGAAGAGAACCCAGTGTTTTGTCTGGCACGCGACTATAACCTCCTGGATCCTGAAGCCCTCAAGCCAGAGAATCAAGCCGTGGATGTCGGCGAATATCCTCCTCTGGTCCCCAACTGGTTCACAAGTTCAG GCCAGAAGGTGAGCCCTGAAAGCATGAATCCTGCACTGGAGCTCTTCCATGAGCTTGTGGAAAATACTCCACAAGCAAAGACTCACAAGCAAAGGTCCTGGCCAAGTGTTGGAGATTTCTTGAAGTCTGAG GTACGAAGGCGAACGGCAAAGAAGTGGAAAGATAAAGATAAGCGCACTAGGCAGCTGCTGCTGGGCGCCATCAGCACCATGCTGAAGGAGGAATGCTGTTCAAGTGCTACTCACTCAATGGAGGAGTTGGATCTAGTTGGGTTTTCTATGTACCTGAGTATAAAAGGAGTGGACTGCACATTCCCAAG TGGCTCAGAGGGCTTAGTCAGCAACTTGATGTCAGAGCTCCCCGCTGACTTGGTGTCCTACAGTCGGCCTGTGCGCTGTATTCACTGGAGCAGCAAAGAAAGTGGAATGAATGCGGTAACAGTGGAGTGTGGGGATGGGGAGAGGATCGCTGCTGATCATGTCATCGTCACTGTGTCTCTGG GATACCTGAAGAAGCACCATTCAACTCTATTctcacctcctcttcctgcccAGAAGCTACAGTCCATTCATAAAATAGGATTTGGAACGTGCGACAAAATCCATGTTGAGTTTGAATCCCCCTGGTGGGATGCTGACTGTGAGATCATCTACCTGGTGTGGGATGACGAG gAAGGTATTTCAGACCATGTGGCGGATATTAGTAAAAACTGGATCAGGAAGATCTCATCGTTCACTGTGGTGAAACCCTCTGAAAG GGGCAGCCACGTTCTCTGCGGCTGGATTTCTGGGCACGAGGCGGAGCACATGGAAACACTTCCTGAGCAGGAAGTCAGACGCTCCATCACAGAGCTCATTCATACATTCACAG GAGACCGTACCATCACACCAAAGAGAATCCTGTGTACCAGGTGGTTTCATGATCCCTGGACGTTAGGATCCTACTGTCACCCAGCAATCGGTTGTTCAGCGCAAGATCTCAAGAACATGATGGAGCCCCTGCCTAAGCGAGGAGAGCAGCAG CCCCTGCAGGTGTTGTTTGCCGGAGAGGCCACTCATCCTTGCTACTACTCCAGCCTTCATGGAGCCCTCCTCTCTGGGTGGAGAGAAGCCGACAGACTCATCTCTCACTACTCTTTGACCAGTCCCCTCCATTTAGATCAGAAaagttaa
- the rassf4a gene encoding ras association domain-containing protein 4a: MNACNDKEKYIAGRRTEEDGVALCYVRMCERQTFVKLSEEKLIPKSDVLSLLRTYNCYHEGKNFQLRTREEDGELILEGLLNIYWGLRRPIRLQMFDDNERFRLNRNEMSTVAKPASAESNNNSLSREPRPADDDTGGQEEEDSPQLLRTRSDASFMRVQRRSNTHTARDLQRLRTHRFSINGHFYNHKTSVFTPAYGSVTNVRVNSSMTTGQVLNLLLHKFRVENNCEEFVLYMVHESGERTRLKDDEHPLVTRVLYGPCEKISKIFITEADLGEEVTYDVAQYIKFEIPVLDSFVEKLKEEEEREVIKLTKKYSSLRSMILHQLEGRGHSSERV, from the exons TGAGAATGTGTGAACGTCAGACCTTTGTGAAGCTCAGCGAAGAGAAGCTCATACCAAA GTCTGACGTCTTGTCACTGCTGAGAACCTACAACTGCTACCATGAGGGAAAGAACTTCCAGCTGCGAACTCGAGAG GAGGATGGAGAGCTCATCCTAGAGGGGTTGCTAAATATTTACTGGGGTCTTCGAAGGCCAATAAGACTTCAGATGTTTGATGACAACGAAAGATTTCGGCTCAACAG aaatgAAATGTCTACTGTGGCAAAGCCAGCATCTGCAGAGTCCAACAATAACTCCCTGAGCAGAGAGCCCAGACCTGCTG atgatGATACGGGTGGTCAAGAGGAAGAGGACTCACCTCAGCTGCTGAGGACCAGGAGTGACGCCTCCTTCATGCGAGTGCAGAGGaggtcaaacacacacaccgccaGAGACCTGCAGCGCCTGCGCACGCACCGCTTCTCAATCAACGGTCACTTCTACAACCACAAG ACGTCTGTTTTCACTCCAGCTTATGGTTCGGTCACTAATGTTCGCGTCAACAGCTCAATGACGACCGGACAAGTGCTCAACCTGCTGCTACACAAGTTTAGG GTTGAGAACAATTGTGAAGAGTTTGTCCTCTACATGGTACATGAGTCTGGCG AAAGGACACGACTGAAGGATGATGAACACCCTCTGGTCACCCGTGTGCTTTACGGGCCGTGTGAGAAAATCTCCAAAATCTTTATCACTGAAGCCGACCTGGGAGAGGAAGTTACATACGAT GTTGCTCAGTACATCAAATTTGAGATCCCTGTTTTAGACAGCTTCGTAGAGAAActcaaagaggaagaggagcgtGAAGTAATCAAACTGACGAAGAA GTACAGCTCTCTGAGATCTATGATACTGCATCAGCTCGAAGGCAGAGGTCACAGCAGTGAGAGAGTatga
- the LOC105938746 gene encoding C-X-C motif chemokine 9, producing MALNLQAVCQLAFLSLCCLLTAVRETDGTYVPGRCLCPETIRSVRGQLSDLKIYHKSATCSSVTVIVTLKRTNSNVCLNPEAPLGKQLLRCWNRAQKLGRDVKVCLRRRRRRGGQSQRLQQKARRHARRGSSSRSN from the exons ATGGCACTTAATCTTCAGGCTGTCTGTCAGCTGGCTTTCCTGAGCCTCTGCTGCTTGCTCACTGCAG TGAGGGAGACAGACGGCACGTATGTCCCGGGAAGATGTTTGTGTCCAGAGACGATAAGAAGTGTCAGGGGGCAACTATCAGACCTTAAAATCTACCACAAAAGTGCCACCTGTAGCAGCGTCACAGTCAT AGTGACGCTGAAGAGGACCAACTCAAACGTGTGCCTGAATCCAGAAGCACCGCTGGGCAAACAGCTGCTGCGATGCTGGAATAG AGCTCAGAAGTTGGGCCGCGATGTGAAGGTTTGTCTGCGGAGGAGGAGACGGAGAGGTGGTCAAAGTCAGAGGCTCCAGCAGAAGGCAAGGAGGCACGCCAGAAGAGGATCGTCCTCAAGATCGAACTAA